One Bubalus bubalis isolate 160015118507 breed Murrah chromosome 10, NDDB_SH_1, whole genome shotgun sequence genomic window carries:
- the EEF1A1 gene encoding elongation factor 1-alpha 1 has translation MGKEKTHINIVVIGHVDSGKSTTTGHLIYKCGGIDKRTIEKFEKEAAEMGKGSFKYAWVLDKLKAERERGITIDISLWKFETSKYYVTIIDAPGHRDFIKNMITGTSQADCAVLIVAAGVGEFEAGISKNGQTREHALLAYTLGVKQLIVGVNKMDSTEPPYSQKRYEEIVKEVSTYIKKIGYNPDTVAFVPISGWNGDNMLEPSANMPWFKGWKVTRKDGNASGTTLLEALDCILPPTRPTDKPLRLPLQDVYKIGGIGTVPVGRVETGVLKPGMVVTFAPVNVTTEVKSVEMHHEALSEALPGDNVGFNVKNVSVKDVRRGNVAGDSKNDPPMEAAGFTAQVIILNHPGQISAGYAPVLDCHTAHIACKFAELKEKIDRRSGKKLEDGPKFLKSGDAAIVDMVPGKPMCVESFSDYPPLGRFAVRDMRQTVAVGVIKAVDKKAAGAGKVTKSAQKAQKAK, from the exons atgggaaaggagaagaCCCACATCAACATCGTTGTCATTGGGCACGTAGATTCAGGGAAGTCTACCACGACTGGCCATCTGATCTACAAATGTGGCGGGATCGACAAGAGAACAATTGAAAAGTTCGAGAAGGAGGCTGCCGAG ATGGGAAAGGGCTCCTTCAAATATGcctgggtcttggacaaacttaAAGCTGAACGTGAGCGTGGTATCACCATTGATATCTCCCTGTGGAAATTTGAGACCAGCAAGTACTATGTTACCATCATTGATGCCCCAGGACACAGAGACTTCATCAAAAACATGATTACAGGCACATCCCAG GCTGACTGTGCTGTCCTGATTGTTGCTGCTGGTGTTGGTGAATTTGAAGCCGGTATCTCCAAGAATGGGCAGACCCGTGAGCATGCCCTTCTGGCTTATACCCTGGGTGTGAAACAACTAATTGTTGGCGTTAACAAAATGgattccactgagccaccctATAGCCAGAAGAGATACGAAGAAATTGTTAAGGAAGTCAGCACCTACATTAAGAAAATTGGCTACAACCCCGACACAGTAGCATTTGTGCCAATTTCTGGCTGGAATGGTGACAACATGCTGGAGCCAAGTGCTAAT ATGCCATGGTTCAAGGGATGGAAAGTCACCCGTAAGGACGGCAATGCCAGTGGAACCACCCTGCTTGAAGCTCTGGATTGCATCCTGCCACCAACTCGCCCAACTGACAAACCCTTGCGTTTGCCTCTCCAGGATGTCTATAAAATTGGTG GTATTGGTACTGTCCCTGTGGGTCGTGTGGAGACTGGTGTTCTCAAACCTGGCATGGTGGTCACCTTTGCTCCAGTCAATGTAACAACTGAAGTGAAGTCTGTAGAAATGCACCACGAAGCATTGAGTGAAGCCCTTCCTGGGGACAATGTGGGCTTCAATGTCAAGAACGTGTCTGTCAAAGATGTCCGTCGTGGCAATGTGGCTGGTGACAGCAAAAATGATCCACCCATGGAAGCTGCTGGCTTCACAGCTCAG GTGATTATTTTGAACCATCCAGGCCAAATCAGTGCTGGATATGCACCTGTGCTGGATTGTCACACAGCTCACATTGCTTGCAAGTTTGCTGAGCTGAAGGAGAAGATTGATCGTCGTTCTGGGAAAAAGCTGGAAGATGGCCCTAAATTCTTGAAATCTGGTGACGCTGCCATCGTTGATATGGTTCCTGGCAAGCCCATGTGTGTCGAGAGCTTCTCTGATTATCCTCCCCTGG GCCGTTTTGCTGTGCGTGACATGAGACAGACAGTCGCTGTGGGTGTCATCAAAGCAGTGGACAAGAAGGCAGCTGGAGCTGGCAAGGTCACCAAGTCTGCCCAGAAAGCTCAGAAGGCTAAATGA